The following proteins are encoded in a genomic region of Methylibium petroleiphilum PM1:
- the rplL gene encoding 50S ribosomal protein L7/L12, translating into MAFDKDAFLTALDSMSVMELNELVKAIEEKFGVSAAAMAAPAAGGGGGAAAAVEEKTEFNVVLLEAGANKVSVIKAVRELTGLGLKEAKDLVDGAPKNVKEAVAKADAEAAVKKLVEAGAKAELK; encoded by the coding sequence ATGGCATTCGATAAAGACGCATTCCTGACCGCCCTCGACAGCATGTCGGTGATGGAGCTCAACGAGCTGGTCAAGGCCATCGAAGAGAAGTTCGGCGTGTCCGCCGCCGCGATGGCCGCCCCGGCTGCCGGCGGTGGTGGTGGCGCTGCTGCTGCGGTGGAAGAGAAGACCGAGTTCAACGTCGTTCTGCTCGAGGCCGGCGCGAACAAGGTGTCGGTCATCAAGGCCGTGCGCGAACTGACGGGCCTGGGCCTGAAGGAAGCCAAGGACCTGGTCGATGGCGCTCCGAAGAACGTGAAGGAAGCGGTGGCCAAGGCCGACGCCGAAGCGGCTGTGAAGAAGCTGGTGGAAGCCGGCGCGAAGGCCGAGCTGAAGTAA
- the rplJ gene encoding 50S ribosomal protein L10, which yields MSLNRNEKEAVVAQVSAQVAKAQTLALAEYRGLTVEHLNALRKQAREKGVYLHVLKNTLARRAVAGTSFEVAAGSMAGPLIYGFSEDAVAAAKVIADFAKGNDKLVIKAGAYAGKALDAEGVKALASIPSKEVLLSQLLGLMQSPVSRIARVLAALAEQRGGSAEAAPAEAAAA from the coding sequence TTGAGTCTGAATCGCAACGAGAAAGAAGCCGTCGTGGCGCAGGTGTCGGCCCAGGTGGCCAAGGCACAGACGCTGGCGCTGGCCGAGTACCGCGGACTCACGGTGGAACACTTGAACGCGCTGCGCAAGCAGGCGCGCGAGAAGGGCGTCTATCTTCACGTGCTGAAGAACACGCTCGCTCGCCGTGCCGTCGCTGGCACCTCGTTCGAAGTGGCCGCCGGGAGCATGGCTGGCCCGCTGATCTACGGCTTCTCCGAAGACGCTGTGGCAGCAGCCAAAGTCATCGCGGACTTCGCAAAGGGCAACGACAAGCTGGTGATCAAGGCCGGCGCCTATGCCGGCAAGGCCCTGGACGCCGAGGGCGTGAAGGCGCTGGCATCGATCCCGAGCAAGGAAGTGCTGCTGTCGCAGCTGCTGGGACTGATGCAGTCGCCGGTCTCGCGCATCGCGCGCGTACTGGCCGCGCTGGCCGAGCAGCGAGGGGGGTCGGCGGAAGCCGCGCCCGCCGAGGCTGCCGCCGCCTGA
- the rplA gene encoding 50S ribosomal protein L1, translating to MAKLTKRQKALEGKVDSLKLYAIDDAFKIVRDCATAKFDESIDVSVQLGIDAKKSDQVVRGAVVLPNGTGKTKRVAVFAQGAKAEEAKAAGADVVGMEDLAEQVKAGNLNFDVVIASPDTMRIVGTLGQILGPRGLMPNPKVGTVTPDVATAVKNAKAGQVQFRVDKAGIIHTTLGRRSFDGDKLKGNLQALIEALNKAKPATSKGIYLRKVAVSSTMGVGVRVDVASINAAAQG from the coding sequence ATGGCCAAGCTCACCAAACGCCAGAAGGCCCTCGAGGGCAAGGTCGACAGCCTGAAGCTGTACGCGATCGACGATGCCTTCAAGATCGTGCGTGACTGCGCGACCGCGAAGTTCGACGAATCGATCGACGTGTCCGTGCAACTCGGCATCGATGCGAAGAAGTCAGACCAGGTGGTCCGCGGCGCCGTCGTGCTGCCCAACGGGACCGGCAAGACCAAGCGCGTGGCGGTGTTCGCCCAGGGCGCCAAGGCCGAGGAAGCCAAGGCCGCCGGCGCCGACGTGGTCGGCATGGAAGACCTGGCCGAACAGGTCAAGGCCGGCAACCTGAACTTCGATGTCGTGATCGCGTCGCCGGACACGATGCGGATCGTCGGTACGCTGGGCCAGATCCTGGGCCCGCGCGGCCTGATGCCGAACCCGAAGGTCGGTACCGTGACGCCCGACGTGGCCACCGCAGTGAAGAACGCCAAGGCCGGCCAGGTGCAGTTCCGCGTCGACAAGGCCGGGATCATCCACACGACGCTGGGCCGCCGCTCGTTCGACGGCGACAAGCTCAAGGGCAACCTGCAGGCGCTGATCGAGGCGCTCAACAAGGCCAAGCCGGCGACCAGCAAGGGCATCTACCTGCGCAAGGTCGCGGTGTCGTCGACCATGGGTGTCGGCGTGCGCGTGGACGTGGCGTCGATCAACGCCGCCGCGCAGGGCTGA
- the rpoB gene encoding DNA-directed RNA polymerase subunit beta yields the protein MAQATPYSYTERKRIRKSFGKRENVLGVPYLLTMQKDSYVAFLQKDVPPQKRKPEGLQAAFLSAFPIVSHNGFVEMKYIEFNMAKPAFDTRECQQRGLTYAAAVRAKLQMIIYDRETSTSQSKVVKEIKEQEVYMGEVPLMTDYGSFIVNGTERVIVSQLHRSPGVFFEHDKGKTHSSGKLLFSARIIPYRGSWLDFEFDPKDILYFRVDRRRKMPVTILLKAIGLNPEQILANFFVFDNFRLMDSGAQMEFVADRLRGEIARFDLTDKAGAVIVEKDKRITARHTRALEASGTSFISVPEDFLVGRVLAKNMVDADTGEIIAKANDELTDSLLKKLRTAGIKDIQCLYTNELDMGAYISQTLASDETADELAARVAIYRMMRPGEPPTEDAVQALFNRLFYSEDTYDLSRVGRMKFNARVGRDTAEGRMVLANDDILDVVKILVELRNGRGEVDDIDHLGNRRVRCVGELAENQYRSGLARIEKAVKERLGQAETEALMPHDLINSKPISAALKEFFGASQLSQFMDQTNPLSEITHKRRVSALGPGGLTRERAGFEVRDVHPTHYGRVCPIETPEGPNIGLINSLALYAQLNEYGFLETPYRRVIDSKVTDQIDYLSAIEEGKYVIAQANAGLDKDGKLIDELVSARESGESVLTSPERIQYMDVAPTQIVSVAASLVPFLEHDDANRALMGANMQRQAVPVLRPEKAFVGTGVERVSAVDSGTVVTAKRGGVVDYIDTNRIVIRVNDAETVAGEVGVDIYNLIKYQRSNQNTNIHQRPIVQRGDQVGAGDVIADGASTDIGELALGQNMLVAFMPWNGYNFEDSILISERVVADDRYTSIHIEELVVMARDTKLGSEEITRDIPNLSEQQLGRLDESGIVYIGAEVNPGDVLVGKVTPKGETTLTPEEKLLRAIFGEKASDVKDTSLRVDQGTNGTVIDVQVFTREGIQRDKRAQQIIDDELKRFRLDLNDQLRIVEADAFDRIEKLLAGKTANGGPNKLAKGTPIDKAYLASVDKYHWFDIRPADDDIANQLESIKNSLEQTRHSFDLAFEEKRKKLTQGDELPAGVLKMVKVYLAVKRRLQPGDKMAGRHGNKGVVSKIVPVEDMPYMADGTPCDIVLNPLGVPSRMNVGQVLEVHLGWAAKGIGQRIGDLLQQEAKIADVRKFLDELYNKSGGKSEGLNGLSDAEITEMATNLAQGVPFATPVFDGATEEEIRAMMHLAYPDEIAAAKGLNATRTQATLHDGRTGDAFERPVTVGYMHVLKLHHLVDDKMHARSTGPYSLVTQQPLGGKAQFGGQRFGEMEVWALEAYGASYVLQEMLTVKSDDVNGRTKVYESIVKGEHAIEAGMPESFNVLVKEIRSLGIDIELERN from the coding sequence ATGGCGCAAGCAACCCCCTACAGCTACACCGAGCGCAAGCGCATCCGGAAGAGTTTCGGAAAGCGCGAGAACGTCTTGGGCGTGCCCTATCTGCTGACGATGCAGAAGGATTCCTACGTCGCCTTCCTGCAGAAGGACGTGCCGCCCCAAAAGCGCAAACCGGAGGGCTTGCAGGCCGCCTTCCTCTCCGCCTTCCCGATCGTCTCGCACAACGGGTTCGTGGAGATGAAGTACATCGAGTTCAACATGGCCAAGCCCGCGTTCGACACGCGGGAATGCCAGCAGCGCGGCCTGACCTACGCCGCCGCGGTGCGCGCCAAGCTGCAGATGATCATCTATGACCGCGAAACCTCGACCTCGCAGTCGAAGGTGGTCAAGGAGATCAAGGAGCAGGAGGTCTACATGGGTGAAGTGCCCCTGATGACCGACTACGGCTCCTTCATCGTCAACGGCACCGAGCGCGTGATCGTTTCGCAGCTGCATCGCTCGCCGGGCGTGTTCTTCGAGCACGACAAGGGCAAGACCCACAGCTCGGGCAAGCTGCTGTTCAGCGCCCGCATCATTCCTTACCGCGGCTCGTGGCTGGACTTCGAGTTCGACCCGAAGGACATCCTGTACTTCCGCGTCGACCGCCGTCGCAAGATGCCGGTGACGATCCTGCTGAAGGCCATCGGTCTGAACCCGGAGCAGATCCTCGCGAACTTCTTCGTGTTCGACAACTTCCGCCTGATGGACTCGGGCGCGCAGATGGAGTTCGTGGCCGACCGGCTGCGCGGCGAGATCGCCCGCTTCGACCTGACCGACAAGGCGGGTGCCGTGATCGTCGAGAAGGACAAGCGCATCACGGCGCGCCACACGCGTGCGCTGGAAGCGTCGGGCACCAGCTTCATCAGCGTGCCGGAAGACTTCCTCGTCGGCCGCGTGCTGGCGAAGAACATGGTCGATGCCGACACCGGCGAGATCATCGCGAAGGCCAACGACGAACTGACCGATTCGCTGCTGAAGAAGCTGCGCACGGCCGGCATCAAGGACATCCAGTGCCTGTACACGAACGAGCTCGACATGGGCGCGTACATCTCGCAGACGCTGGCCTCCGACGAGACCGCCGACGAGCTGGCCGCTCGCGTGGCGATCTACCGCATGATGCGCCCCGGCGAGCCGCCGACCGAGGACGCGGTGCAGGCCTTGTTCAACCGCCTGTTCTACAGCGAGGACACCTACGACCTGTCGCGCGTCGGGCGGATGAAGTTCAACGCCCGCGTTGGGCGTGACACCGCCGAAGGCCGCATGGTGCTGGCCAACGACGACATCCTCGACGTGGTCAAGATCCTGGTCGAGCTGCGCAACGGCCGCGGCGAGGTGGACGACATCGATCACCTCGGCAACCGCCGCGTGCGCTGTGTCGGTGAGCTGGCCGAGAACCAGTACCGCTCGGGTCTGGCGCGCATCGAGAAGGCCGTGAAGGAACGTCTCGGCCAGGCCGAGACCGAGGCGCTGATGCCGCACGACCTGATCAACTCCAAGCCGATCTCCGCGGCGCTGAAGGAGTTCTTCGGGGCGAGCCAGCTGTCGCAGTTCATGGACCAGACCAACCCGCTGTCCGAGATCACGCACAAGCGTCGCGTCTCGGCCCTGGGCCCGGGTGGCCTGACCCGCGAGCGCGCCGGTTTCGAGGTGCGCGACGTGCACCCGACCCATTACGGCCGCGTCTGCCCGATCGAGACCCCGGAAGGTCCGAACATCGGCCTGATCAACTCGCTGGCGCTGTACGCCCAGCTCAACGAGTACGGGTTCCTCGAGACGCCGTACCGCCGCGTGATCGACAGCAAGGTCACCGACCAGATCGACTACCTGTCGGCCATCGAGGAAGGCAAGTACGTCATCGCGCAGGCCAATGCCGGTCTCGACAAGGACGGCAAGCTGATCGACGAGCTGGTGTCGGCCCGCGAGAGCGGCGAGTCGGTGCTGACCTCACCCGAGCGCATCCAGTACATGGACGTGGCGCCGACGCAGATCGTGTCGGTGGCGGCCTCGCTGGTGCCTTTCCTCGAGCACGACGATGCGAACCGCGCGCTGATGGGCGCGAACATGCAGCGCCAGGCCGTGCCGGTGCTGCGCCCCGAGAAGGCCTTTGTCGGCACCGGCGTCGAGCGCGTCTCGGCGGTCGACTCGGGCACGGTTGTCACGGCCAAGCGGGGCGGCGTGGTCGACTACATCGACACCAACCGCATCGTGATCCGCGTCAACGACGCGGAAACGGTGGCGGGCGAGGTCGGCGTCGACATCTACAACCTGATCAAGTACCAGCGCTCGAACCAGAACACCAACATCCACCAGCGCCCGATCGTCCAGCGCGGTGACCAGGTGGGTGCCGGCGACGTGATCGCCGACGGCGCGTCGACCGACATCGGTGAACTGGCGCTCGGCCAGAACATGCTGGTCGCGTTCATGCCCTGGAACGGCTACAACTTCGAGGACTCGATCCTGATCTCGGAGCGCGTGGTCGCCGACGACCGCTATACCTCGATCCACATCGAGGAACTGGTGGTGATGGCGCGTGACACCAAGCTGGGCTCGGAGGAAATCACCCGCGACATCCCGAACCTGTCCGAGCAGCAACTCGGCCGGCTCGACGAGTCGGGCATCGTCTACATCGGTGCTGAGGTGAACCCGGGCGACGTGCTGGTCGGCAAGGTCACGCCGAAGGGCGAGACCACGCTGACGCCGGAAGAGAAGCTGCTGCGCGCGATCTTCGGCGAGAAGGCGTCCGACGTGAAGGACACCTCGCTGCGCGTGGACCAGGGCACCAACGGCACCGTGATTGATGTGCAGGTGTTCACCCGCGAAGGCATCCAGCGCGACAAGCGCGCCCAGCAGATCATCGACGACGAGCTCAAGCGCTTCCGCCTGGACCTGAACGACCAGCTGCGCATCGTCGAGGCCGACGCCTTCGACCGGATCGAGAAGCTGCTGGCCGGCAAGACGGCCAATGGCGGTCCGAACAAGCTCGCCAAGGGCACGCCGATCGACAAGGCCTACCTGGCGAGCGTCGACAAGTACCATTGGTTCGACATCCGCCCGGCGGACGACGACATCGCCAACCAGCTCGAGTCGATCAAGAACTCGCTCGAGCAGACGCGCCACAGCTTCGACCTCGCCTTCGAGGAGAAGCGCAAGAAGTTGACGCAGGGCGACGAACTGCCGGCCGGCGTTCTGAAGATGGTCAAGGTCTACCTGGCCGTCAAGCGCCGCCTGCAGCCGGGCGACAAGATGGCTGGCCGCCATGGCAACAAGGGCGTGGTCTCCAAGATCGTTCCGGTCGAGGACATGCCCTACATGGCCGACGGCACGCCGTGCGACATCGTGCTCAACCCACTGGGCGTGCCGTCGCGGATGAACGTCGGACAGGTGCTGGAAGTGCACCTGGGCTGGGCCGCCAAGGGCATCGGCCAGCGCATCGGCGACCTGCTCCAGCAGGAGGCAAAGATCGCCGACGTGCGCAAGTTCCTCGACGAGCTGTACAACAAGTCGGGCGGCAAGTCGGAGGGCCTGAACGGCCTCAGCGATGCCGAGATCACCGAAATGGCGACCAATCTTGCGCAGGGCGTGCCGTTCGCGACGCCGGTGTTCGACGGCGCCACCGAGGAGGAGATCCGCGCGATGATGCACCTCGCCTATCCGGACGAGATCGCCGCGGCCAAGGGGCTGAACGCCACCCGCACCCAGGCGACGCTGCACGACGGCCGCACCGGCGACGCCTTCGAGCGTCCGGTCACCGTGGGCTACATGCACGTGCTGAAGCTGCACCACCTGGTCGACGACAAGATGCATGCGCGCTCCACCGGCCCCTATTCGCTCGTCACGCAGCAGCCGCTGGGCGGCAAGGCGCAGTTCGGCGGCCAGCGTTTCGGCGAAATGGAAGTCTGGGCGCTGGAAGCCTATGGCGCGAGCTATGTGCTGCAGGAAATGCTGACCGTGAAGTCGGACGACGTGAACGGGCGCACCAAGGTGTACGAAAGCATCGTCAAGGGCGAGCACGCGATCGAGGCCGGCATGCCGGAGTCGTTCAACGTGCTGGTGAAGGAAATTCGTTCGCTCGGCATCGACATCGAGCTCGAGCGCAACTAA
- the rpoC gene encoding DNA-directed RNA polymerase subunit beta' — protein MKGLLDLFKQFTPDEHFDAIKIGLASPEKIRSWSFGEVKKPETINYRTFKPERDGLFCAKIFGPIKDYECLCGKYKRLKHRGVICEKCGVEVTQTKVRRDRMGHIDLAAPCAHIWFLKSLPSRLGLVLDMTLRDIERVLYFEAYVVVDPGMTELKKFSIMTEDDYDAKKQQHGDEFVALMGAEGIQKLLAEIDLDVEIERLRGDMTGSELKVKKNSRRLKVMEAFKKSGIKPQWMVMNVLPVLPPDLRPLVPLDGGRFATSDLNDLYRRVINRNNRLARLLELKAPEIIVRNEKRMLQEAVDSLLDNGRRGKAMTGANKRALKSLADMIKGKSGRFRQNLLGKRVDYSGRSVIVVGPTLKLHQCGLPKLMALELFKPFIFSRLEAMGIATTIKAAKKEVESGTPVVWDILEEVIKEHPVMLNRAPTLHRLGIQAFEPVLIEGKAIQLHPLVCAAFNADFDGDQMAVHVPLSIEAQMEARTLMLASNNVLFPANGEPSIVPSQDVVLGLYYATRDRINAKGEGLIFSDVVEVQRALDNGQVEITAKIAVRLTEWTKDKESGEFVPESKLVDTTVGRALLSEILPKGLPFANINKALKKKEISRLINTSFRKCGLKETVVLADKLLQSGFRLATRAGISISIDDMLVPKQKHDLIERAEKEVKEIEQQYVSGLVTAGERYNKVVDIWGKTGDEVGKVMMAQLSKQKVEDRHGKLVDQESFNSIYMMADSGARGSAAQIRQLAGMRGLMAKPDGSIIETPITANFREGLNVLQYFISTHGARKGLADTALKTANSGYLTRRLVDVTQDLVVTEDDCGTDAGIAMRALVEGGEVIESLRDRILGRVTAIEVLHPETQQVVVPAGLMLDEDTLDIVEAAAVDEVKVRTPLTCHTRFGLCAKCYGRDLGRGGLVNAGEAVGVIAAQSIGEPGTQLTMRTFHIGGAASRAAVASSVEAKSDGHIGFNATMRYVTNGKGELVVISRSGEIIISDQHGRERERHKVPYGATLNIKADQQVKAGTVLANWDPLTRPIITEFAGKAKFENVEEGVTVAKQVDEVTGLSTLVVIDPKRRGAAKVVRPQVKLLDAAGNEVKIPGTDHSVTIGFPIGSLVQIRDGQDLAPGEVLARIPVEGQKTRDITGGLPRVAELFEARTPKDKGTLAEMTGTVSFGKETKGKVRLQITDPDGKVYEELVPKEKNILVHEGQVVNKGESIVDGPADPQDILRLLGIEELARYIVDEVQDVYRLQGVKINDKHIEVIVRQMLRRVQIVNPGDTHYILGEQVERASMLDTNDKMRAEGKMIATHADVLLGITKASLSTDSFISAASFQETTRVLTEAAIMGKRDELRGLKENVIVGRLIPAGTGLAFHRARKAKEEMDDAERRSIALQEAEEQALLTPATTAEAVVGEEPAPPPAQ, from the coding sequence ATGAAGGGACTACTCGACCTTTTCAAGCAGTTCACCCCGGATGAGCATTTCGATGCCATCAAGATCGGCCTGGCGTCCCCGGAGAAGATCCGGAGCTGGTCGTTCGGCGAGGTGAAGAAGCCCGAGACCATCAACTACCGTACCTTCAAGCCGGAACGCGACGGCTTGTTCTGCGCCAAGATCTTCGGCCCGATCAAGGACTACGAGTGCCTGTGCGGCAAGTACAAGCGCCTGAAGCACCGCGGCGTGATCTGCGAGAAATGCGGCGTCGAGGTCACCCAGACCAAGGTGCGCCGTGACCGCATGGGCCACATCGATCTGGCCGCGCCCTGCGCGCACATCTGGTTTCTGAAGTCGCTGCCGTCGCGCCTGGGCCTGGTGCTCGACATGACGCTGCGTGACATCGAACGCGTGCTGTACTTCGAGGCCTACGTGGTCGTCGACCCGGGCATGACCGAGCTGAAGAAGTTCTCGATCATGACCGAGGACGACTACGACGCGAAGAAACAGCAGCACGGCGACGAATTCGTCGCGCTGATGGGCGCCGAGGGCATCCAGAAGTTGCTGGCCGAGATCGACCTCGACGTCGAGATCGAGCGCCTGCGCGGCGACATGACTGGCTCCGAGCTCAAGGTCAAGAAGAACTCGCGTCGCCTGAAGGTGATGGAGGCCTTCAAGAAGTCGGGCATCAAGCCGCAGTGGATGGTGATGAACGTGCTGCCGGTGCTGCCGCCGGACCTGCGTCCGCTGGTGCCGCTGGACGGCGGGCGCTTCGCCACGTCCGACCTGAACGATCTGTACCGCCGCGTCATCAACCGCAACAACCGCCTGGCCCGCCTGCTCGAACTGAAGGCGCCGGAGATCATCGTGCGCAACGAGAAGCGCATGCTGCAGGAGGCGGTGGACTCGCTGCTCGACAACGGCCGCCGCGGCAAGGCGATGACGGGCGCGAACAAGCGCGCCCTGAAGTCGCTGGCCGACATGATCAAGGGCAAGAGCGGTCGCTTCCGCCAGAACCTGCTGGGCAAGCGCGTCGACTACTCGGGCCGTTCGGTCATCGTGGTCGGCCCGACGCTCAAGCTGCACCAGTGCGGCCTGCCCAAGCTGATGGCGCTCGAGCTGTTCAAGCCCTTCATCTTCTCGCGCCTGGAAGCCATGGGCATCGCCACCACCATCAAGGCGGCGAAGAAGGAAGTGGAATCGGGCACGCCGGTGGTCTGGGACATCCTTGAAGAAGTCATCAAGGAACACCCGGTCATGCTGAACCGCGCGCCGACGCTGCACCGCCTGGGCATCCAGGCGTTCGAGCCGGTGCTGATCGAGGGCAAGGCGATCCAGCTGCACCCGCTGGTCTGCGCGGCGTTCAACGCCGACTTCGACGGTGACCAGATGGCCGTCCACGTGCCGCTGTCGATCGAGGCGCAGATGGAAGCCCGCACGCTGATGCTGGCCTCCAACAACGTGCTGTTCCCGGCCAACGGCGAACCGTCGATCGTGCCGTCGCAGGACGTCGTGCTGGGTCTGTACTACGCGACCCGCGACCGCATCAACGCCAAGGGCGAGGGCCTGATCTTCTCCGACGTGGTCGAGGTGCAGCGCGCGCTCGACAACGGCCAGGTCGAGATCACCGCGAAGATCGCCGTGCGCCTGACCGAGTGGACCAAGGACAAGGAGAGCGGCGAGTTCGTGCCGGAGTCCAAGCTGGTCGACACTACGGTCGGCCGTGCTCTGCTGTCGGAGATCCTGCCCAAGGGCCTGCCGTTCGCCAACATCAACAAGGCGCTGAAGAAGAAGGAGATCTCGCGGCTGATCAACACCTCCTTCCGCAAGTGCGGTCTGAAGGAGACGGTGGTGCTGGCCGACAAGCTGCTGCAGAGCGGCTTCCGTCTGGCCACGCGCGCCGGTATTTCGATCTCGATCGACGACATGCTGGTGCCCAAGCAGAAGCACGACCTGATCGAGCGCGCCGAGAAGGAAGTCAAGGAGATCGAACAGCAGTACGTCTCGGGTCTCGTGACGGCCGGGGAGCGCTACAACAAGGTCGTCGACATCTGGGGCAAGACCGGCGACGAGGTCGGCAAGGTCATGATGGCCCAGCTGTCCAAGCAGAAGGTCGAGGACCGTCACGGCAAGCTGGTGGACCAGGAGTCGTTCAACTCCATCTACATGATGGCCGACTCCGGTGCGCGCGGTTCCGCCGCGCAGATCCGCCAGTTGGCCGGCATGCGCGGCCTGATGGCCAAGCCGGACGGCTCGATCATCGAGACGCCCATCACGGCGAACTTCCGTGAAGGCCTGAACGTGCTGCAGTACTTCATCTCCACCCACGGCGCCCGCAAGGGCTTGGCGGACACGGCGCTGAAGACCGCGAACTCCGGCTACCTGACGCGCCGCCTGGTCGACGTCACACAGGATCTGGTGGTGACCGAGGACGATTGCGGCACTGACGCCGGCATCGCGATGCGCGCGCTGGTCGAGGGCGGCGAGGTCATCGAGTCGCTGCGCGACCGCATTCTCGGCCGCGTGACGGCCATCGAGGTGCTGCATCCAGAGACCCAGCAGGTGGTCGTGCCGGCCGGACTGATGCTCGACGAGGACACGCTCGACATCGTCGAGGCGGCTGCCGTCGACGAGGTGAAGGTCCGCACGCCGTTGACCTGCCATACGCGCTTCGGCCTGTGCGCCAAGTGCTACGGCCGCGACCTCGGTCGCGGCGGGCTGGTGAACGCCGGCGAGGCGGTGGGCGTGATCGCCGCGCAGTCGATCGGCGAGCCCGGCACGCAGCTGACGATGCGCACCTTCCACATCGGTGGCGCGGCGTCGCGTGCCGCGGTGGCCTCCAGCGTCGAGGCGAAGTCCGATGGTCACATCGGCTTCAATGCGACGATGCGCTACGTGACCAACGGCAAGGGCGAATTGGTGGTGATCTCGCGTTCCGGCGAGATCATCATCTCCGATCAGCACGGCCGAGAGCGCGAACGCCACAAGGTACCGTACGGCGCGACGCTCAACATCAAGGCCGACCAGCAGGTCAAGGCCGGCACCGTGCTGGCCAACTGGGATCCGCTGACCCGGCCGATCATCACCGAGTTCGCCGGCAAGGCGAAGTTCGAGAACGTGGAAGAGGGTGTCACCGTCGCCAAGCAGGTGGACGAGGTGACGGGCTTGTCGACGCTGGTGGTCATCGACCCGAAGCGCCGTGGCGCAGCCAAGGTGGTTCGCCCGCAGGTGAAGCTGCTCGACGCAGCCGGGAACGAGGTGAAGATCCCCGGTACCGACCACTCGGTGACGATCGGTTTCCCGATCGGCTCGCTGGTGCAGATCCGCGACGGTCAGGACCTCGCCCCGGGCGAAGTGCTGGCCCGCATCCCGGTCGAAGGCCAGAAGACGCGCGACATCACCGGCGGTCTGCCGCGGGTGGCCGAGCTGTTCGAGGCCCGCACGCCCAAGGACAAGGGCACCCTGGCCGAGATGACCGGGACCGTGTCGTTCGGCAAGGAGACCAAGGGCAAGGTGCGCCTGCAGATCACCGACCCGGACGGCAAGGTCTACGAAGAGCTGGTGCCGAAGGAGAAGAACATCCTGGTGCACGAAGGCCAGGTGGTCAACAAGGGCGAGTCCATCGTCGACGGCCCGGCCGATCCGCAGGACATCCTGCGACTGCTGGGGATCGAGGAACTGGCGCGCTACATCGTCGACGAGGTGCAGGACGTCTACCGCCTGCAGGGTGTGAAGATCAACGACAAGCACATCGAGGTGATCGTTCGCCAGATGCTGCGCCGTGTGCAGATCGTCAACCCGGGCGACACGCACTACATCCTGGGTGAGCAGGTCGAGCGCGCCTCGATGCTGGACACCAACGACAAGATGCGCGCCGAAGGCAAGATGATCGCGACGCATGCCGACGTGCTGCTGGGTATCACCAAGGCCTCGCTGTCGACCGACTCGTTCATCTCGGCGGCGTCGTTCCAGGAGACCACGCGCGTGCTGACCGAAGCGGCGATCATGGGCAAGCGCGACGAACTCCGTGGTCTGAAGGAGAACGTCATCGTCGGTCGTCTGATCCCGGCCGGGACCGGCCTGGCTTTCCACCGGGCCCGCAAGGCCAAGGAGGAAATGGACGACGCCGAACGCCGCTCGATCGCTCTGCAGGAGGCTGAGGAGCAGGCCCTGCTGACGCCAGCGACGACCGCCGAGGCTGTGGTGGGCGAGGAGCCGGCGCCGCCCCCGGCGCAGTAG
- the rplK gene encoding 50S ribosomal protein L11: MAKKIVGFIKLQIPAGKANPSPPIGPALGQRGLNIMEFCKAFNAQTQSMEPGLVLPVVITAFADKSFTFVLKSPPATVLIKKAIKLDKGSSKPHTDKVGKITRAQLEEIAKTKTKDLTAADLDAAVRTIAGTARSMGVTTEGV, translated from the coding sequence ATGGCCAAGAAGATTGTCGGCTTCATCAAGCTGCAAATCCCGGCCGGCAAGGCGAATCCGTCGCCCCCGATCGGTCCCGCGCTGGGTCAGCGCGGCCTCAACATCATGGAGTTCTGCAAGGCGTTCAACGCCCAGACCCAGTCGATGGAACCCGGCCTCGTGCTGCCGGTGGTGATCACCGCGTTCGCGGACAAGAGCTTCACCTTCGTGCTGAAATCGCCGCCCGCCACGGTGCTGATCAAGAAGGCGATCAAGCTCGACAAGGGCTCGTCCAAGCCGCACACCGACAAGGTCGGCAAGATCACCCGGGCCCAGCTCGAGGAGATCGCCAAGACCAAGACCAAGGACCTGACGGCGGCCGACCTGGACGCTGCGGTCCGCACCATCGCGGGCACCGCCCGCTCGATGGGCGTCACCACGGAGGGTGTCTGA